A segment of the Manihot esculenta cultivar AM560-2 chromosome 13, M.esculenta_v8, whole genome shotgun sequence genome:
tgattatcttaattttaatttaatttatttttaaaaaatatcacttCAAATCATTTATAATTCTTTggcaataatataaaaaaataataattaaattaaattaaatctcgTTTATAAGTGTATATGGTAAATATTACTTATAACTTTCAAGATTTCACATAATATCAAATCAAGTAGAGATTAAACTTGTATTATCGTTATTGAACACTTATATATTGCATGTGTGGCATGAATAACATACCACACTATTATGCCATAAAAATACACTATTATGCCATTTTTTTATGGAGCATATGTTTTTATATCATTCAATATTGTGCACATGATAATTCAGACAACTGACTTTGAGTTCGCATGTCTACTCCAAATTATATACAACAGAATTCTCGCCTGACATTAAGATATACTATTTCATTTAATCatatatgattaaattaatttttgaagaCAATATTAATGTTATAAACTTTGAACTCTCCGTATTATCActcttaataataaatttataattatatcattTTCATTATTCACTTAGATAATAAAAGTGATTGCCTGtgtgaaaaaattttttttatctaatatacttcttaaatattaatacatattttgaaatatatataaagatacgtatatgaattataaaataatctaGGCACAAATAACATTATCTTTAATAATGTTGTTTATATGAATATCTATACAAATCCAATGACTTAACATGTCTATTATGAACAATATTCGTAATAGGCTTTATACAAGAATTTGTAGCCATATCGCATATATATCAATATGCTTTGTTTCTTCATAGCACTTGAGATTCTTAATATAAGTTATTGAATCAAGACAGTAATAATAGATCAATACTAATTTAATAGTATTGGTTCAATTGCTTCATTATATACATTCAATTGTACTATGAATCATACTTAGCTACTAAGCTATTTGTAGAGCTGTAGATAATGCTAAAATGAGAAATCATCTATTCTTAATAGTTTTTCATACTATTGATAAAATCAACTATTTTCTAAACTTGGTTTGATATCATCGATTTCCATCtcatatttaattcttttaattattaatcaatCTTTCCTTCACAGGATATGTTCAGCTTATTATATTCTTATGGAGTAACTATAACTCTTCCCCTTCAATCTTATAGCAACAATGGGGAATGCACCAACGACTTATTCATCACGATTGAGATTGATAATTTGATTTATCAATGTTATAATTACTCCCACTAGAACTAACAATATCAAATGGATTCACTATAGGTTATATTTGAATGTCAATATAAACTAATTcattattatttgaaaatacTCCAACCGGAAAAGAATTAATTTCAGTTTCTTATAATAAAAGTAATCTAGTTCAAAATTTCATATTAGAGATAAATCTTAACCTATCTCACTTTCTTTAGAAAATTCATTCTCTAAGAATGTAACATCTCATGATTCAAATTCCATTAACATACTATTATTTTATTCGCTAATAAAAATGTATCTTTTTGAATGTCGTAATATCTTATAAAAAatacactttcttttctttgatATATCTCCACATTTATGAGAATGATTGTAAACAAAAACAACATACCTCTAaggtttttaaaaatcttaattgaattttatattagCTCATAAATCATATGAACTTATGGTAACTGACTTGAAAAGTACTTGATTAAGCACAAATTGCAATGATAAATAATGCATTTGTTTGCACCTTATTTTTATGGATGACAGAATGAATTAACGATAATAAAGTTTTAGCTCCTATCCATTTATCCCAGGAGTCTCTTACCCATCCAATACACATCaaacttttattttgatatataaatataaactaaaaaGATATAATACAACAAACCtaaatttatatacatattcattctatataataattgaatatattagtactaatttcatattaaatttagaatTGAAAATTCACAAAGTTCCCAATTATCATCTAAGGTTATAATAGGTAATAagcttaatataattaattatgtaaaggaataataattttaaattacttaaattCAAGATTAAAcatcaataattatttaatattgctCAACTTAAAATAAACATGATTTAAAACTTTGAATAAATCATTACAAGATTTAATGAAATCAAAATATAGGTTTAGATGCAGCTCATAGTCAATTTTACATAATCGTATATTACCAAACTTTGTCTCTTAGTATCCTTTATAAACAATTCAACATGATGACTTACAGTTTTTCTTGctatctaataaaataatttaggtcATTTCTTAGTAACCAAAACCAAAGTAGATTAATCAAATTACGATAATTTTCGATCAGTATAAATTACTATTATAAAGTGCATAGCATCAATAAAATCAACACATACTTGGTCATATTTTTTGTATCacatacaaaaattaaatgccaattaaattatttatttacataaaataaattatttaaaggcAATTTAGTggctcaaaatttaaaataagttaataaaattcggagaatttatataatttttttacaattaaaaaaatgatttattttcataaaaaataaataacataaaaatattaagtgccaaaattttatttaaagtcaaaaaaaatttaaaaattttttcatcaaaataaatttaataaccgTGTCATGTGCTCTCATACAACTCTGGTGTATATAGGTGAGGATATGTATTTAAACATATATAGCACTCATGTAAGAATTAacgtataattttaattaaaaaattttaggtgaaatgataaaatttttcgTTATGAAAAGATATAATTTTTCGATTTGAAAAAATATCTCTTttcaattgaaaatatatattttttcgatTAAAATATTTGTCTTTTTAGTTGGAAAAATATGtctattaatttaaaagaatatatacttttaatgaaataatacATTTTTTTGGATAAAACAACACAATATTTCAAGTTTGTCCTTGATACGAATGACTCATATACAATCTTTTTATTGCCGAATGACTTTGACAAAATTTCggtaagaaaattttttactatggccattttttaagagttttgaaacttttttcttaaatttagagAGTTATATATCTCtcgttaaaaaatttattatttatactctTTAATAACACAAAggatatgaaaaaatattaaagtctaaaataacatatataataacattatcaaaatatgagatttttattaaaaaatgttatgaaaaaattttaattcaacgtatatgataatctgagatccagcAAATAGGGTTTACAAATGGTTCTGTAAGCTTGAGAAAAACTTAGTCCTAGGAGAGCATGCCcctccccttttatccttttcctTTATCTGCCAGTGACGTGTAACGGTTTTAAtgccattgggccacctgtctctgccatactgaTACGGACATACGAGAATATAAGATATTctgtcccatgcgtaacggccatttaattctcctttGGTACGCATGCGGATGGGCCCACCAGGTGGAGGGGAGGGCCACCTTCCTTCTTCCGGGCTGGGCTGGACTGGGAGATGAGATTAAGGCTGAACCTAGAGGGCGTCTAATCATTGGACCGAAAAAGGCAGGACCGGCCTGATTGAGAGATCTAAAAGGAGTCCGGTCTCCAGgatgagcgggctggacctggttcGTTTGGGGAGGCTTAGAAGTCTTTAGATCATGGACTGTTACTATCGGCCCGGCCTTGTAACGGGATAGAGAAATTTAGCGGTCATcagtatatattataatatataaaatatatataaaaaactaagaaataaaaattaggtCTTTGATGTATATAAAACTTGATTTATGTCAATGTATAATATTCGAAaactattatttatatcaatagtctctaatataattttcatatgtATTTAAACAAAACtatgttaaaaattttataatataaatatgtatcttatttataaaattaaaatgttcaaTACATTTAttctataaaatttttacagatcaaaTACGaaaattcttttcttttgtaaACTGATTTAACTATTTTTATACGAGTGAGTTCTAaactttataatatatatagagTTTCAGGATTATATCAAAAGAATATGAgttttcataataatttaagaatatatctctttataaaaatatatctttTTATGAAATTGAATTCATCCACCTTTAGAAAATGCtttcataatatattattttgaattttaataagataatattaataattattttatgattaaaatatttataatataattttaaaaatttcaactaatatatgtaagatattatttttcaaacaGTGATggaaacttttttttaaaaaaaaaaatctaaaccaccatagcccataggtttgagcCGTTTCGCATTTGAAGTAGACTTTACCGGTTTAGATTGGTTTGTGAGACCAAAACTCTATGGTCttaattttcagtttaattttaattgagtttcagtttgattttagaTGGATTATAATTGGAATTATTTCAACTTTTGGATTTTTCGTTTTAAAAATCCGTTTTTTTTTCCCTAGCATCAAGCTAATTTGAGTCTGATTTAAATCTGATGATttctatttgattttaattttaaatcaaatcggttcagtttttattttcaatcaACCCTTGAGCGGGTCGATTCTGAAGTGGTAATAACGTAAATTTGTTAAATGAAGAGGGTACGAAGTTACTGATAAGTCATACTCGTAGCTACCAACCGAACCTTATCGGCAAATAATCAACGAAATTAGAGAAAGATATATATAAGCGCGAAGTCTTTTAAAAAGGTTCCTGATTTAATTTCTCCATTTTCTGTCTGATTCAATGGAAACTGTAGGAGATTCAGGGAAAGGGAAGGTCAGGGTGTTGATAGAGAAGGCCACCAATTCGACGGCGGCAGAGGTCGACCCGCGCCTCCTCAAGGCCATCAAATCGGTCGTCCGATATTCTGATTCGGAGCTAAGACTGGCCGCACAAACCCTAATGGATCACATGAAACGCGACCACTCTCAGGTACTTTGTCTTCTTATCTTCACtgttgttttaatttatttaattgtaggaaaatttaattaatagtttCGGGATTTTGTGGCAAGATTCAATCCATTCTGCGTAACCCATTAAGCGAAACATATTTATCCAGCTCCAGGTTAGACATGAGATTTCCTTTTGTTACATTCCTTTTCGGGGTTTGGGATGAGGATTGGCAAACAGAAAGTAACTGCTTTAGTTTGTTAAGCTACCGTAAGTTGTTGCTTGTAATGTTGCAATTGAATGAAAATTTATGTAATGTAATCCAATgaagtaaaattttatatcttgcagaatttttatttgattacaTTGACTTACATCCTATAAAACATGCACTAAGTGCTTGGTTGTGATGGTTTTTGCAGGTCAGGTATCTGACACTTCTCATAATTGATCAACTTTTCATGCGATCAAAACTTTTTAGGACCCTTCTTGTTGAAAACTTGGATCAGCTGTTGAGTTTAAGTGTTGGCTTCAGAAGAAATCTGCCACTTCCTGCTCCACCAGCGGTAGCATCTGTTCTGCGTTCAAAGGCAATTGAGTTTTTAGAGAAGTGGAATGATTCATTCGGGATTCATTACAGGCAGATCCGGTTAGGTTTTGACTATCTTAAACATACACTTCGGTTCCAGTTTCCTAATATCCAGGCAAATGCTGCTCGGATTCAGCAGGAAAGAAGGGAAAGAGAGATGAGATCAAAAGAGATTCTACAGAACAAGTTTGCAACACTGAAGGGAAATTTATCTTCAATAAAGGAAGAGGTACAGTCAACATTAGATGAGATTGGGGAGTGTTTAAAAATTGTTCATACTGAAAAGGAAACTATACCTCTTGGTCCTTTAGATGATGAAGATTTTGAAGAGTTCCGCTCTTCAGAATTACGGCAGATCCGTCTTGATTCATTGAGAGAAGGAGAAAAGATTCATGAGAACAGTGAGAATAAAGTAGTTTTTGATGCATTGAGGGAGCTGTACAAGCTTCTAGTAACGAAGCACCTGGTTTCAGTTCAAGAGTGGATCTCTGTTCTTATAAGGGTTGAAGTATCAGATAATAGATCTAGAGATTCAATGCTGAAGGAATTCATTGATATGCAGAATCGTCTCCAAACTGTTAAGAAGAAATGTATAGAATTAGGTTATGCTCTTCCAGATACTACAAAACGTGAGAAGAATGAGGAAGAAGATTTTTGGGAGGAGGGTAAAATTGAATCATTTGAACATGAGAGCTCTAATGCCCTCAATAAGCTAAATGATAATACCTCGGTGGCTTCAACTTCTGGAGAGGTGAAAAATAAATCTCCTGAAAGCAGTAAAGGGAAAGCAAATTGTAATCAATCACAGAGTTGTGAACATGGAGGAGCTGATTCCAGCTCACTTAGAAGTAAGCTCTTAGCTGAAGCTCCAGTTATAAATTGGGGAACGTTCTTGAATAATTGGGGTTCAGATCAGGTTTTTCTTGCCAACCAGAGGGGCTTAGAGCTTGAAAGTCACTGGGGTAGGGTAGACTATGATGCAGTTATTCCAGCTGAAAAAATTGCAGAGCTGAACATTCGTAGAACTATATATGAAGAAGAGCAAGTAGAAATACAACCATGCCGTGCCCCATTACACAAAGGTGGACTTTGTCAGAGGAGAGATTTGAGAGCTTGCCCTTTCCATGGACCCATCATACCCCGAGATGATGAAGGAAATCCTATCAATAAGAGCACTTCAACAAGTGACACAATTCTTGATTCTGATTTATTAGAGCAATTAGCAAAACAAGCTGTAAAGAATGTTCGGGATCGAGATACTGAGGATgctaagaaaagaaaattggaTAAGCAATCACAGAAGCGAGCAAAGCTTGCAAAGATTCGGGAACATAATGAAGCAGTTCTGAGAGATGCTGCATTAGCATCGACCTCAAATTCAGCATTTGTTGGGGAGGAGGTGATGGCAACCACTGGGGGAAGGTCAGCCTTAAACAAAAAGGAAAGCCTTGCGTCAATGCTGCATAAGAAAGAATCAGCGAAAGATAGGTTAGCACAGAGACTTTTGAATACCCGTACAAGGGATGCGACAATAAGGCAGCTGACACTGGGTGAGGATACAAATTACAGAGAAGCTTTCCCCAATCAATGGTAGATGGACGCCTTTTTTGGTTTTCTGACATCCATAAAGGACTGAACTTCTGCACATGCCTATGCTGCTAATTGAACAGTTTCAGTTTGAAGGTAAATAATGATTGCATATCGATCTCGTAGATGATTGTATTCGTTCAAATAGTTGGCTTTGAATATTTTTGAAGTCGAGATATCTACTTAGTGCATTGTGAAGGATTTTCAGTGGGAGAAAGATTGGGATCGGTTTGTTGTCAAATTCTCTTATGaggtttttttcttttctccctGAAATATTTTTGTAACATATTTAACCACTGGACACAAATAAAGTATTGGATcattgtaaataaataaaatctttagGGTCAGAGACAGAACTAGTTATGAATATTGATGTCTGTTAGAATTGATGAGATACtccttaaattaaaaagaaaattactctTTAATTTAAGGATTATCTACTTAATTTAAGAGTATACCTTTCTGAATTTATGGATCTATATTTTGGTTCCCATTATAAATATGCACTATGGATTATGTAATAGTGATGGAAATCGAGTAAAGATAtatctcttttatttatttttcttctcttccattcttttcattctttttttttctttttcttataataaaaacttaacatggtatcaaagccattTAAATTTTTGGGTctcgttttttttattattatttttttctgttCTTCACAGTTTGGAGTCCCAGCTcattttttctttccttctcaAAGTTCTGGACATTCATCTCCTTCAGAGAATTTTGGGGGATTCTCtgtaaattaagaaaaaaattactcGGATTAAGTATCTCATTGCTTTAAGTGATACATCTTCCTAAATTTAAGGATCTGTATTTTGATATCCATTATAGTGTATGCACTATGTGTTATGTACATAGTGATGGAAATTGAGTAAAGATGTAGCTGTTCTAGTTACTTTCCTTCTCTTCCATTGTTTTTTCCTtaccttctttcttttttcttataataaaaaCTTAACAATTTCCATTGTCAGTAACCTCAACTTGCAGAAAATTTTGCAGCAGAAAAGGTTGAGGTTGAAGAGTTCTTATAAATGCTTCTTATGGTATCCTATATGATCCTACTTGATCTTATATCCttgtctttcttcttctttaagcaGAGGGTTGATATTCAATTTTATCACCACCAATTAGAAAAGTTGATGACGGTACTTCACCCTGATTTGCTTGTACCAACATATGGAACTTGTATCTTTGTTTGCTTCATAAAAAGTGATCCCAAACTTTAGTCCCAATATTGCTTTTACAATAAACTTTTAGCACATTTTGAGgcttttttgtaaattttttttttggtatttaCAAAATCTTTTCATTTTTATCACTTGAAaacttagattttttttttttctgttatagaaaaaaaaacctTGTGCCACCTCTCATTTAAAGAGAGATATGGTAGATATCATAGTTAAAACAACTGGGATACTTGTTATTCATAATTCACTATGGTTTCGCTTCAATTCCGAAAGAGGAAGGTGGGTATATAAGATCCTTCTCTCCGAGATGATATTCTCGCTTCCTGATCAATAGGTTCTGTTATCTCGTCTGTGGCTTGTGTCCAACAATCTCCTTATTGCTTAATAAATTGCCACATAATATTGCCTTCGAAGAAATCCAATTTAAGGATTCTCCCTTTTTGTGTACAAGTTTCTGGCCTATCACCTAACAGAGTTGCTACACAAAATAGTCAAATAATCGAAAATTCTTGAGTCAATTTATAAAGTTGGACAATAAACACATGAATAAACTAGAAAATGCTTACCTGATGAGAATAAGAACTAAGGCCCCTATTGACGGACCTCCCTTCATCACTGGTTTTCACTCTAAAAGGTCTGATGGATCAATTTAATGGGTTTCCATCAAATACGAACTTTTCAAATGTGTGCTTTAATTGCAGAACCTTGGaacatttcaatttcaattgtcCTTCACCTTCTACAAAATCGACACTAGATTCCCCTTAGAGAAGAACAACTTTTGGGCCATAGATGAGGGTATCATCACCTAAGAAACAACAACATATCAGTGCGGTTTCCTTCCTAGACACTTCAACTAAAGGTATTCAGGTCTCTTCCTCTCTAGTAGATCAAAATCCTCTTCCTCGAAGTATGATGATTTTAAAAGCAACACCAACTCCAACTTATCACCTCCAAGCTCCTTCTACTAGTGAGTTTATCGCGAGGGTTTCGCAGCTGCCGATGAGCCATCGAAAAACACCTAATCAAACCATCACTAATGAAGGCCATATCCATTGCTCAAAACATTGAATGCCTAACACTTGGAAAGGAAAGGAACAAAATCCTCAATAACAAAGAACCACTAGACTACCTTACTTTTTTcagtttaaaccgaaaaaatcaatcgaaccgaattaatttaaaaattcagttcggtttttatttattttaattcggtttgaaattttcaattatttcagttcggttcgattttgatcagaaaaaactgaaaaaatcaaatcaaaccaattagtgataatagtatattattttcaataatatagagatcacatcatattaaagttaaaatattttaataaaattttaaaatactaaaaataaactgtaaaaaataaaaaatttattaaaaatttaaaccgatcaaaccaaactgaatcgaactggatcagaccgattcgatttgatttgatttttgataaaaatcagttcgatttgattttcataaatattaaaattttaatttttgatttattcggttcgatttaattttgaaccgaaccgaccaaatACTCACCCCTACTTGTACCTCATTATTTTCTTTCAGGCCTTACTCATATAACTATTAGAGATATATGCCCGAGAGTAATATTTtgtatcatatttttataataaaaacattccattttacaattaaataatttcttttattttatattaaatattgtttaattaataattagacAATTTCATTAGCTTTTTATTAGATATTCTATTCTTAAGAGTTAAGAATAAGTGTGACAGAATATTCTTGCACAAataactataaatttatttacatttaTACGATGTTTCATTGGTCGTGATTTATCCAGTTTAGACTATCACCTCTATCTATTTTTGTTGATTAGCATAGAGATGCAAATGAGAGTAGAATGACGGTGAATCACATGCCAATTGACTGAGATGTTTAGATAGACATGTAGGTGTTTATAGTGATAAGTGATCTGAACTATTAACATTTAGATAAGGAACACATAAGAATTTATTCTTGTCATTATTCGTTTATCTAAATCATGATAGTGCATATAATCCTTAAGGTCGAGAAAATACTTATTTCATATATAGGTGATTTAAGCTTAATATCGCTTACATAATTATactatatatagatatatggtGAATGTTGCCCCAAGttagttatatatatttataaagtgTTAGGCAAAACAAGATGGATAAATAAACagaattttataattgaaattaattattcttaATACCCAAAGTTTCTAGACAGAACAACGTGACTTTATAGAAAAAAGAATTTTCTATTGTAAGTCCAATTAAACACGAATTAGAATTAACTGTTGGTTATTTGATTTAATATATTGGGATTTGACATTACTATGGTCTTAATCAAATTGAAAGCCTAGAAATTCTATAATGAAGGATTTTAGtgcataataatttataattgagaTACAAAagaatgaaataaatatatcCATTTTTAATTGGATAGTTGTGTTATGTTAAACGCTAACGATGATTTATGGAAATTcgaaaaaatttgaaatatttttttgaattaataaaaaaatattcttaattCTATTGCCAATAAACTATGAACTCAATGGATCATACACATAACATCAACCTTCACAAgttaagttaattaattaattaattaaaatattaattaaagaatttagTCTGGAATGCGATTGCAAAAGTCTCTGGCATAACTTTAACTAAATGTAATAGAAATTATACAACTTTGGTGTGATGAATGAATTCCATCTATGTCatggaaaatgaagaaaataaatatctCATAATTTTGATATGAATTCAATAAtgatgattaataaattaattaattagttgattaattaatttaatggtgattaaattcatttaattaaagattaactatatataattattgcatattaattatattaaaaagagaatccatttaatttatcttaaataTATATACCTAGCTTAGGGATTTTTAATCCCTAAATAATTTTAGGGATAACTTTAGCAGTTAGGGATATTTTAGAGGTTAGAAATTTTAGGGGTTAATTTAGATGTTAGAAAACTCTAAACTCTAATAGTAACTAATAGTTTTTTGACTAACTCAAAAGTAAGATCTTTTGACTAACTCAAAAGTAAGAGTTGTTATAACCATACCTTTTCcctcttttttttcttgatttatGGAGAGAGACAAAAAGAAGAAgtaatcttcttcttctccataTAGGTTggatgacaaaaaaaaaaggaaaaaagataaTTTCCTTCTTCCATTAAAGTGCTCAAAAATTGCAATTTGATCCACCTAGTATTTAGAAGATAATTCCACTATCTTAAAAGAGTACTGGGCCTAGCAAAGAGAGGGTAGAAGTCTCATTTACATACTTCAAGTTGTAGACTAATTTTGGAGGGCTTGCATTTGAGAGTCTTGTATTCCACTTAGAGAGTCTACAAGAGGTGATCCTAAACCTTACTTTAGAATAGTTTAATTCAATCTCTTTTCTCCCATAATATGCTAATGTGTTTGATCCTTAAAAATCATAAGTGTTGTGTTGATGGTTGTTTTTTGATGCTTGATAGTTGATTTGGCCGTTCTCATAGTGGGAAATTGACATCTTGGGCCCTTTCCCAAAAACTACGGGGCAGAAGAGGTTCGCGATAGTAGTTGTAGAATACTTCTCTAAGTGGCCTAAGGCAGAAGTCAtacccacaatcacagctcgcaaggtGATAGACTTCGTCTGAGGCAGTATCATATGCCGATTTGGGATACTAAGGACACTCATATCAGACAATGGCAAACAGTTTGACTGCAAGTCCTTCAAGGATTTCACGAGAAATATGGGCATATAGCACAAGTCCTCCTCGATTGCTCACCCCAAAATGAATAGACAAACAAAAGTGACGAACCGGGCTATCCTTTAGGGATTAAAAAAATGACtggatagagaaaaaaaaaattgggcaGCCGAGCTTAATAGCATCTTATGGGCATTTTAAACTACACCTCAGACACCAACAAGAGAGACACCGTTCGCATTAGCATTCAAAACAGAGACGATAGTCCCTATAGAGCTGCAGATCCCCTCTCACCGGGTCCAGTTCAACAATGAGGATACCAATGGGGAGGAGTTGAGAAGCAACTTGGATGACTTAGAGGAAATCAAAGAAGAGGCTTAAATACGCACCGCTGTTTATCAGCAAAGGACAACTCGATACTACAATCAGAAGGTCCGAGAAAGGAGCCTGAAAGCTGGAGACCTAGCCTTGAGGAGATTAGAGGCAACCGGGAAGAGAGTAGCCGTGGGCAAACTGCCACCAACTTGGGAAGGCCTCTGCAAGGCTGGGGTATACCGAATTAAGGACCTACAAGGGAACCCAGAGCCTCACGCCTGGAACATCCATCATTTGAAGAGGTATTTTCCCTAAGGAACATGAAATGTAAACCCCTGTACTTTGAAATATAAATGAAAGATGCTGCTTCTCTTTGTCCTATTTGAGTATCTTTGAAGCAAGGaaagaagccctcagtgaggtaggtgaccgatctCGAAAAATGACCACCGACACTACAAAATCGGTTGAGAGGAAGAAGCTCTCAGTGAGGTGGATGACTCATCTTGAAAAATGACCGGTCTTGAAAAATGAccgccggcaccacaaaaccggctgaatGGAAGAAGCcctcaatgaggtgggtgacttgcggttgtcgaagccggtcaaaaataacctttctggttatcaacaatcttacaactgtagatagtggtgaaaggatcgaatccacagggaattgaaaacttacctctCTCTCTTATTAAGACCAAGAGAACacactgaaagagaaataactgaaagcaaagtaactaaaagcaaagtaaactgataataaaagtaaatagggggatttgagattgattcaagagaTCTAATACTGGGAGAAATAAaagaagcaaataataaaaataaaggaaaatcaataatgagaaagctctagttgaagacttggatccacttcagttgttgggcttgatcattgaaacttatgt
Coding sequences within it:
- the LOC110630297 gene encoding UV-stimulated scaffold protein A homolog encodes the protein METVGDSGKGKVRVLIEKATNSTAAEVDPRLLKAIKSVVRYSDSELRLAAQTLMDHMKRDHSQVRYLTLLIIDQLFMRSKLFRTLLVENLDQLLSLSVGFRRNLPLPAPPAVASVLRSKAIEFLEKWNDSFGIHYRQIRLGFDYLKHTLRFQFPNIQANAARIQQERREREMRSKEILQNKFATLKGNLSSIKEEVQSTLDEIGECLKIVHTEKETIPLGPLDDEDFEEFRSSELRQIRLDSLREGEKIHENSENKVVFDALRELYKLLVTKHLVSVQEWISVLIRVEVSDNRSRDSMLKEFIDMQNRLQTVKKKCIELGYALPDTTKREKNEEEDFWEEGKIESFEHESSNALNKLNDNTSVASTSGEVKNKSPESSKGKANCNQSQSCEHGGADSSSLRSKLLAEAPVINWGTFLNNWGSDQVFLANQRGLELESHWGRVDYDAVIPAEKIAELNIRRTIYEEEQVEIQPCRAPLHKGGLCQRRDLRACPFHGPIIPRDDEGNPINKSTSTSDTILDSDLLEQLAKQAVKNVRDRDTEDAKKRKLDKQSQKRAKLAKIREHNEAVLRDAALASTSNSAFVGEEVMATTGGRSALNKKESLASMLHKKESAKDRLAQRLLNTRTRDATIRQLTLGEDTNYREAFPNQW